Sequence from the Natronomonas marina genome:
CGGCCGACGACCGGACATGGAGCTTTCGCCGGAGCAGGAGGCCATCCGGGAAACCGTCCGGGAGTTCGCCGAGGCGGAGATACGCCCGACGGCCCGCGAGGCCGACGAGACGGAGACGTTCCCCGAGGCGGTGTGGGACGGGCTGGCCGACATCGGGGTGACGGCGATGACCGTCCCCGAGGCGTACGGCGGTCTCGACGTCGAGGGGCTGACCTACGCCCTCGTCAACGAGGAGGTCGCGTACGGTCAACTGGCGGTGGCGACGGCGCTGTCGGTTCACTGTCTGGCCACCTCCTGTATCGCCGAGTTCGGCGACGAGAGACAGAAGGATCGGTGGCTGCCGGAGATGGTCGATGGCCGGCCGGTCGGCGCGTTCGCGCTGTCGGAGCCGCACGCCGGCTCCAACCCTGCCGAGATGTCCACCGAGGCCCGCAAGGAGGGCGACGAGTACGTCATCAACGGCACGAAACAGTGGATAACCAACGGCGAGCGAAGCGGCGTCGTCGTCCTCTTTGCGAAGACCGACCGCGACGACCCGCGGACGGTGACGCAGTTCGTCGTCCCGAAGGACGCCGACGGCCTCGAGGTGGGCAAGAAGGAGGAGAAACTGGGGCTCCGGGCCAGCGACACGACGACGCTCGTCTTCGACGACGTCCGCATCCCCGAGTCCTACCGGCTGACCGAGGAGGGCCGCGGGCTATCCGCGGCGCTGTCCATCCTCACCGGCGGGCGGGTCGGTATCGCCGCCCAGTCGGTCGGCCTCGCCCAGTCCGCGCTGGACCTGGCCGTCGAGTACGCAGGGGAGCGCGAGCAGTTCGGCGACCCCATCGCCGACATCCAGTCGATACGGCAGAAACTCGCGGAGATGCACGCCAAAACCCAGGCGGGCCGCATGCTGACCTACGAGGCCGCCCGTGGACTCGACGAGGGGTCGCCGCCGTCGATGGCCGCCAGCACCGCGAAGTACTTCGCCAGCGAGGCGGCGATGGACGTGACCAACGAGGCGGTCCAGGTTCACGGCGGCTACGGCTACACCACCGATTTCCCCGTCGAGCGGCTCTACCGCGACGCGAAGATAACGACCATCTACGAGGGGACGACCCAGATACAGAAGAAGGTCATCGCCCGTGAACTGCTGGACTGACCGCTTCGGGGGACCGACGCGATGAGCGCCGCCGACAGCACCGACCACGACACGCTGGTCTTCGACCTCGACGGCACGCTGGTCCGTCTCGTGGTCGACTGGGAGGCGGTGGCCGACGCCGTCGCCGAGACGCTCCGAGAGCGGGGCGTCTCGCCGCCCGACGACCTCTGGACGATGCTTTCGGCCGCCGACCGCTCCGGCAACCGCGAGGCCGTCGAATCCGTCATCGCGGAGTTCGAGCGCGAGGGCGCACGCGCTTCCGAGCGGTTGCCCGCGGCGGGGACCGTCCCCGACGGGACCGTCGGCGTCTGTTCGCTGAACTGCGAGGCCGCCTGCCGCATCGCGCTGTCGGAGCACGGCATCGACGGGGTCGGCGCCGTCGTCGGCCGCGACACCGTCGGGACGGAGAAACCCGACCCCGAACCGCTCCTGGAGACCGTCCGGCGCCTCGACGGCGACCCCGACGGGACGCTGTTCGTCGGCGACAGCGAACGAGACGCCCGGACCGCAGACCAGGCCGGCACCGACTACCTCGACGTCTCCGAGTGGCTCCGGGCGTACGCGTAGACGGGGACGCCGATGCAGAGCCACACGACGGCGCCGACCCGGACCGCGAACTCCGCCCGCTCGCCCCACGTCGAGAGGGTCACGAACGCCGACAGCGCCGCGACGACGGGCGCGCCGACGACGATGGTGAGGACGAACGTGGTCTGCATCACCCACCCGTAGTCGACGCCCTCGGGGTCGGTCGTCTCGACGCGCTCCGGCATACCCCGCTCTGGGGCGCTCTCCGGGTAAGCGGTTACGGTTCGGGTCTCGACCGCCGGTGGGCCCGCTCGTCTTCGAATCCCGCCGCCGCTGTCGAAGCGACAGCGTTTAGCACACCCCCGACGGAGTTTGGGACATGCGCGCGAAGGACATCCGCGAGAGGGCCGGCGAGGAGCCGGTGACGATGCTGACGGCCTACGACGCGCCGACGGCCCGCCTGGTCGACGAGACCGGCGTCGACATGATTCTCGTCGGCGACTCGGTCGGCAACACACGGCTCGGGTACGACTCGACGCTCCCGGTCACCGTCGAGGAGATGGCCAGTCACACCGCCGCCGTCGCACGGGCGACCGAGGAGGCGCTGGTCATCGCCGACATGCCCTTTCTCTCGTACGGCGCCGACGAGGGCGACGCCGTCGAGAACTGCGGCCGGATGCTCAAGGAGGCCGACGCCGACGCGGTCAAACTCGAGTCCGGTCCCCACACCGTCGAGTTGACCCGGACGCTGACCGAGTTGGGCATCCCGGTG
This genomic interval carries:
- a CDS encoding acyl-CoA dehydrogenase family protein, whose protein sequence is MELSPEQEAIRETVREFAEAEIRPTAREADETETFPEAVWDGLADIGVTAMTVPEAYGGLDVEGLTYALVNEEVAYGQLAVATALSVHCLATSCIAEFGDERQKDRWLPEMVDGRPVGAFALSEPHAGSNPAEMSTEARKEGDEYVINGTKQWITNGERSGVVVLFAKTDRDDPRTVTQFVVPKDADGLEVGKKEEKLGLRASDTTTLVFDDVRIPESYRLTEEGRGLSAALSILTGGRVGIAAQSVGLAQSALDLAVEYAGEREQFGDPIADIQSIRQKLAEMHAKTQAGRMLTYEAARGLDEGSPPSMAASTAKYFASEAAMDVTNEAVQVHGGYGYTTDFPVERLYRDAKITTIYEGTTQIQKKVIARELLD
- a CDS encoding HAD family hydrolase, translated to MSAADSTDHDTLVFDLDGTLVRLVVDWEAVADAVAETLRERGVSPPDDLWTMLSAADRSGNREAVESVIAEFEREGARASERLPAAGTVPDGTVGVCSLNCEAACRIALSEHGIDGVGAVVGRDTVGTEKPDPEPLLETVRRLDGDPDGTLFVGDSERDARTADQAGTDYLDVSEWLRAYA
- a CDS encoding DUF5822 domain-containing protein; this translates as MPERVETTDPEGVDYGWVMQTTFVLTIVVGAPVVAALSAFVTLSTWGERAEFAVRVGAVVWLCIGVPVYAYARSHSETSR